TAGGGCTTTCTTTAGTTTACACACTATAGGTTCCTTCCTAGTTGCATAATATCCTGGTGGCACATCCATGTGTACTTCCTCCTTGAGATTCCCATGCAAAAAcacattctttacatcaaattgaaAGGAGTAGCATGGCAACAAGGGAGGGTGCAGGTAGCAGTCCTGAGGAAGTCTAATCTAACTCAAATGAGGGTAGAATTTGTTAagtcatttgtattagattagctagAGTCTCGGGAGGGTAGTTATGTCAGGTATGTATTCAGTAGTTCATCTTTTTGTTAGTTGGTTAGTTATAACGACCAAGGTTGTTTGGTCGGTTATGTCTTGTTTGGTCTGCCCTTATGTTTTATAAATAAGGGGTCGGGGGTCATTAATTCTCATTCGGTTTTGATTCTATCTTGGGAAAACTGTGCGAGTATGTGTTGTGTGAAAAAAAAGCTGGtgagtgctttgtaatctcGGGTTTAACTCTGTATTGCCTAGGAATAGGGCTATGAGAGAGTGTTCTACAGTGCATGTAATCGTCCTTgtgattcaagatagtggagaagagGCCTAAGGCAGCTTGGATGTAggtttccataagggaactGAATCAGGATAAATTCTGTGCCTTCTTCTGTGTgtattcttctattttattgtttccatattttgttttttctttcttttgtgtgtGGATGTTTGATTAAGTGAGGCGGAAGACTgggacaacaacaacaacaaccctTTATTCTGGAAATAAATGCAAGTGGAATAGGAGTAGGGGCAATTTTGGTACAGGAAGGAAGGCCTCTAGCATTCTTAAGTTAGATATTGGGTCCTAAACACTTAGGCCTCAACATATATGAAAAGGAATTTCTAGTTGTATTGATGGTTGTTGACAGGTGGAGGCACTACTTGGAATGggataaatttataatcaaaacGGACCATGAAAGTTTGAAGTTTTTGTTACAACAAAAACTTCAAACGTAGTTGCAAAGGAAGGGGATGGCCAAACTAATGAGATTGGATTACATAATACAATatagaaaaggaaggaaaatgtAGCAGCTGATGCACTTTCAAGGTGCCATGAAGAAGGAAGTTCTGCAGCTATGACAGTGGTGGTGACCTAGTGGTACCGAGAGGTTATTGATAGCTATGAGGGGGATGAGAAGCTTAGAAATTTACTGGAGAGATTGACTATTGGGGCCAATGAGGTTGATGGCTATACTTTGAGTGGAGGAATGTTGAGGTACCAAGGAAGAATAGTGATTGGAGATAATGCAAACCTCAAAAAAAAGATCTTACAGGCCTTGCATGAGTCTCCATTGGGGGCACATTCAGGGGAACAAAATACTTACATACGAGTTAAATGGATATTCCATTGGTTGAGGATGAAATCAAAGGTTAAGAGGTTTGTGTAGGCATGTGACATCTGTAAGAGATGTAAATCAGAAACGGTGGCCTACCTTGGGCTACTGTAGCCCTCGCCTATACCAGACCAAGCTTGGTCGAGTGTGTTTGtggactttgtggaaggatTGCCCAGGTCAGAGGGTAAGGACAGTATTCTGGTAGTAGTGGATCGATTGACCAAGTTTGCCCATTTCATAGGGTTAAGTCATCCCTACGCAACTCAAGAGGTAGCTAGGGCTTTCTTAGACTAGATGGTTAAGTCGGGACTCCTAAGTCCATAGTTTCAAACAGAGATAGGATTTTCACCATCTTGATGTGGTAGGAGTTGATGAGGTCGTTGGGAACAAAACTAAGCATGTCCACAGCTCATCACCCTCAAACAGATGGGCAAACCGAGAGGGTGAACCAGAGTCTCAAGACTTACTTAAGGTGCATTTGTCTCTTATAGTTTGAGGAGGGGCACAGATAGTTATCcctggcccaatggtggtacaataccACCCACCACTCCTCAATTAAAATGTCCCCATTTGAGGCCTTGTTTGGGTACAAGCCATCCATTCTGCCTGCAGTGGAGGGAGGATCCAATGTGGCTTCAATAGATGATTATTTGCAGTAGAAGAGGAAAGTGACCCAATAGCTGAAGCAAGAGTTAGCTTTagcttaaaatcaaatgaagtaATCTGCTGACATGAGAAGAAGTGAAAGAGAGTTTGAAGTAGGGGATGAGGTGTATTTGAGGCTGAAGTACCCTCACCTAAAGTCTTATCACTCGAGGAAAGGTCACTAAGCTCAATCCAAAGTACTATGGGCCATTTCCCATAGAAGCTAAGGTGGGGAAGGTGGCATATCACCCGTTGGTGATATTCCACTAATTCACCCTATATTTCATGTATCGCTCCTAAAGAGATTAGTTGGGGCACAACCAACGGGTTTTGCATTGCCTACCCTTCCTAAAGAGGTTAGCCAGATAGTGGAACATGAAGCTATTTTGGAGAGAAGGGTTGTGTACGTGCATGGAGCTCCTCTCATTCAAGTCTTGGTTAAATGGCAGGGCAGTTCATCTGATGacaacacttgggagtacctcccaAATCTCCTCAAGCAATTCCCAAGAACTGATAGCCTCCGTAGtgtttcttgaggacaagaaagtgGTTAAAGAGGGGGGAAATGTCACGAGAAGGACCGTTACCACAGctcctttaaatttttatttacttttactCCTGTAATTCCTAATGCAAAAGTTAGTTTATTTACTTTTACTGCTGTAATTCCTAATGTAGAAGTAGCTACTGCCATGTGTGAGGAGGTTAGGAGAATATCAAGTTTGTTAGGGTGTAGGGCCCACCCTGGCAGGAGAATCTCTCCTCCCAAACACCTTGTGTATATTCTCCCATCCTTGGGATGGATTGCAATTAACGAGAATATCAGAATTCTGCATCGTTTCCCTTTCccctcttatttctctctatcCTCTCTCTGTTTTCTGCTCTTTGTTCGGGTGTTTGATCCTTTTAATTCTCATCAGATTGGAAGGAAGAGAATTGTCAGGCTTGGGGTCGTGACAGTTGCGTGTTTCTAGTTGTAAGATGGATTTCCATGGCAGCATATGTCTGTATTCCTATTCACCTCTGCTTTCTCCCCAGTATATATAGTATTGGCTAAAGTTGAGATGAATTTGCCCCTGAATTTTGATATCTTGAAGTGATTTTCCCATGATTTAAAGCAGTTCTGAAATGGAAAAAATGGACATGTAGATACATAGATTGATTGAAAACTGCATTTCCTCCCCTTTCTACCCTATCTACAAATACTGTAGTTAATGCATAGATAACTGAGATGGATGGCAgcttatttaaatttcttttaccaATTGCcatacataaaattaaagttgaaatcTGCTAATCTAGTTCTTGGAATTGACATGGATTATTATGAGTTGCAATATTTCTAGATTGTTCCTACCCCTCTAAATATGGCATCCAATGAAACAGATGGCTAAATTATTAACCACCATTTGATTTGAAAGTTTAAGTTATTAGATAAgagaattaattttatcttttatattattatttttattctcaacaCGCCCCCTCACATGTGGTCAGGCTTCATTGCATAGATGGCTCAACTACttgcaacaatttaaatattgtgtTGGCGCTGAGTTTTGAACTCAAGACCTTTACTTGCTTTGATATcatgttaaattgttaaccaaCAATTAATCTAAAAACTTAAGCTATTAGATAGAGgcttaattttatctttatattatcatttttactctcaacgtAGATGTTTCTATCATTTTGAAAAGCACATGAATGTGagtattattcatttttatGTTATCCAATCCCAATGAGAAGTTACTGGGAAACACTTATGGTGATTTCTTATAAGTCAATAGGCATTACCTATTTGGTGTTTTGTTAATCTTTGTTGACTATCGTTGTGGTGATTGTTGGACATGACCCTTAAGACACTTTTGGACTTGCATTCTAATGACACTTTGAAGTAGTAGCCAAATTCTGAGCTCTTTGTTGCCTGTCAAATAATAGTGGTTGAACCTGAAGTTTAAGTGGGATTTCTTAGAATGGAATAGTAAGTTTTGAAGTTTATTgaattattcattattttcttatctaCTGAACTCAATGCTGCCATGAATGCTTTTGGAGTAGGAGCAAGAACAAGATTACAGATCTATAACAAAGAGATTACTTTTTGGTCAATCATTTCGATGAAAGTAAGGAttgatattcttaaaattaGCAACAAATTAACTCTTCAAACTCAGAACGAAACTAAGTCTAGGCACTTTCTAAACATCGTTGCTTGTTTTCTGCAATATATGATGGGGGAATTGGAAGGGTTCTGTACATTTTGCTCCCTTCCTAATAAGTTTATGATTGAGTGATGTTCTATGATCTTATGTTGGTTGGTTCATGTCAATCTGTGAACTGTTCCCATAATTTTTAGGcccattttattttatgtttttaccTGTTTTAAAAGCAGTAGTTCTTTTTCTACTGAGTTGCTCTTTATTCTTTGACAGGAGAGTCTGGatgtctctccctctctctcccctctctctctctctcatgcagCTGTATGAGAATCTTTATGTTCTGCAATGCTCTcgtctgaattttttttttcgctaCAGGATCTTGTGCTCCGACTTGATATCTTTAGAAAGCTGGAAAAACACATGGGTTGTGTTAACACAATTAGCTTCAATGCATATGGTGACATTCTCGTGTCAGGCTCTGATGACCGGAGAGTCATGCTATGGGATTGGGAAACAGGGCATGTGAAGCTATCATTTCATTCTAGTCATCATAACAATGTTTTCCAAGCAAAAATCATGCCTTATACAGATGATAGAAGCATTGTCACCTGTGCTGCTGATGGCCAGGTAAATGTTTTCTTGGAATGCTAATTTAGGAACTGAAGCAACTCCTAACATACTGATAGTTGCCTTAATTCTTGATGATAAAACCCATGTGGAAGATCATCAAGGTGAAAAATTGTGCATAATTTGATTCACTAGTTGGATTGAAATGTTTTAAGTATCCTAATGACCTACCTTGTGGTTCATGTTTGTTCTAATGCATATGTTTAGCAACAATTTGTCAAGCATCCTTATTATTCAAGGAGGCTTCTATTTGCTTAGTTGTATTTCTAGAACTTAGGATAAGGCTTTATTTCATGATTTAAAGAATTATTAGTTGTTTGTTTCcaatgtgtgttttttttttttttttaatattaggtaAGGCATGCTCAAATTCTGGAACGAGGGCTAGTGGAATCTAAATTGCTAGGGAAGCATGATGGTCGGGCTCATAAGCTGGCCATTGAACCTGGAAGCCCACATATATTCTATACCTGTGGTGAGGATGGATTAGTTCAGCATGTAAGCAATAATTCTTTTATTATATTACTTCCTGTagtttttttgttctcttaattAGAAATATATGTACTTCTGCATAAACCTGGATAATGTTTCACAGGTGATGAATAATGTTGATGAACTCATAGGTTGGATCTCATTTTATGAATGCCATCTTTAAAAATTCCTTGCttgtttttcttaattttctattcATCAGACTGATTTTCTAAACTTAAATGATTTGACACTGATATCTATTTTCACAGTTTGATCTGAGAACTGGAGCTGCTACACAACTGTTTACTTGCAAGTCCCAACCTGATCGGAATTTGATGCCGATCATTCAACTAAATGCAATTGCAATAGATCCAAGGAATCCAAATCTGTTTGCAGTTGCCGGGTCTGATGAGTATACTAGAGTTTATGATGTTCGCAAATATAAGTGGGATGGGTCAACTGATTTTGGTCAGCCTGTTGACTACTTTTGCCCTCCACATTTGATTGGCAATGAGCAAGTGGGAATTACAGGCTTGGCATTTTCAGATCAGAGTGAGCTTCTTGCCTCTTATAATGATGAATTCATATATCTATTTACAAGAGATATGGGATTGGGACCAGATCCAGCCCCAGCCTCTCCAGTATCCATGGGCAGTGATGCAGGTGAAGTGAGCATAGAACATCAGTCAGCAGCATCTCCTTCAAACATGGATACTGATGCTGGAGTTCGTCCTCAAGTCTACAAGGGGCATAGAAACCGTGAAACAGTGAAGGGTGTGAACTTCTTTGGGCCTAAAAGTGAGTATGTTATGAGTGGGTCTGACTGCGGCAGGATTTTCATCTGGAAGAAGAAGGGCGGGGAGCTTATTCGTGTTATGGAAGCGGATCAGGATGTGGTGAATTGCATTGAGTGTCATCCACATACTACTGTTCTTGCTAGCAGTGGGATTGAGCATGACATAAAAATATGGACTCCAACAGCCCTTGACAGGGCTGTTCTGCCCGCAAAAATTGAGAAGGTATTCTTTCTTCATAATATATGTTGGAGACATAGCAATTCTGGATGTAATGTCTTTTGCTTCTTGGATCTGGCCTCGTGTGTTTCATGGATCCTGGCCTTATGTGTTTCTATATACTGTCTTTGGCTTATGGACCATGTATACATGACATTAGGACTATGACTGAGAATCTATGGATCCATCTGTTTTGGGTGCATGGAGATTCACTCTTGAAATCTATGGATTTTGCCAAGCTAAAATAGAAATCAATGGATTTTATAATGACTAGAGAGGACCTGTCTTATGCCTGGTTCCCTTGAATTTGTCTTGTCCACCTACTGAATGGTTTTGGATCTTGTGTAAAAAATTCAGTTCTCCCTATTTATGTGAATTGTTTCTTATCTAAAGTTTTTGTATTATTAGGAACAACCAcgatcacaagccttaatctcactaagTGGGTAATCTTAGTTTTTGTATCAATTGTGTTTTATCCCTCCCAAGTTTAGTCTAGGTGTCTAAACTACTTTTGCCATTACTTCCAAACAACAGTCAGTATTAAGCTTCTTCAGATTCATTGTGTATAGAGAGAGGACTCCTGAAACTGACCCAAGTAGTTgtaaaaaatttttaaaaagtagttTAATATCTTTTAAGCATGAACATTCAGGGTAGACATATGTATAAGcacttattattaatttttttcctcttaTGGTGTGAGCACAATTTCTATTTCAACTCTTGACTTGACttatttgaatttcatgataCTAGACCTAGCAAACGCCCCAGTAGATGATGTCCTCACACTACTAGACCCCCCTAGACTTGGCATTTTGGTTTATAGATACACATAGGGCTTAATATCTTTGTAAAAATCATATGAGGCATGGAGGAAGCTCTAATTTCTCTGCTGTTCCTTTTTTGGTAAGGATCGTGTTCCTCGGcgaatttttttctttcccactGGGATCagtgaagaggaagaggaagaggatggtgatgatgatgactACTATGACTTTTAtgatagtgatgatgatgataatggaGATGATGACACTagtggtgatgatgatgatggtggtggtggtgatgaCGATGATGATAGTGGAGGTGGCAGTGGGGACAATGACGATGACGTTGATGACGACGACGATGGCGACGATGACGTTGATGACAATGAGGGTGGTGTTGATGGTTGTGGTGAGGATGATGGGTGTGATGATTCTAATCGTGATGTTTTTGATGATTCCTATGATGATGGCAACGGTAACTATGAAAGTAataatgatggtgatgatgattgCAATGATGGATAACATTGATGATTGCAATTGCGACAGCAATGGGATAAATCACATAGTTTTGTTGATGGTGATGATGGTTTTAGTGTTGGTGCTTATGCTGATGATTTTGCACTTTCTATTTCTAGCAGAAACCCAAGGCAAGGGAGTGGGTGTACCAAGTGGCTTCCCCCCCACAGGACCTGATGTTGCAGTTGTTTCCAGTCCTAAGGCGGAGAACAAATCCAGAGCAAGATGGTGAGAGTTCTACTCGGGGCCGGGAAATACTAGAGTTCATCTTGACATTTGATGCCAATAGGAATATTTCCTCTGATGAAGGCAGCGATACCTCCAGTGTTGAATGAATGCTTTGATTCACTTCAATTGAGTCAACAATTTGTTTTTGCGGCATTGTACATAATATGGCCGAACTATTTCCAGATTTTGTTTTTAGCAAATGCCTTATATTTGTGATATCTTTTTTTCATTCATGACCATCTTGTCCTTCCTTTGTTTTTGGCATACAATACTATTTCCATCCTTTGGTATGTTCATATCCAAATAAGaacttttttctcttcttttttcctttttctttgacAATTCCTTGCTTTAAACATTATTATTATGGGTAAGCGACTGCCTGATTGCTAGCCAAAATTGCCTTCTCAACTTCTTCAACTCCTTGTCTGGCTTATTTGGAGGCGAGAACACATCTTTTGTCGTGGATCTTGCTACACTGAGGAACTCAATCCATGGCCTTTGACAGATGATCCTTTAAACTGCGCGCCACCCAATAATTGACAGATGATCTTTTGTTTTGGGTTATTTGACATGATCCTTTAAACACTATTGAATAACTGATCTCCAGACTGTGGCCACCCCATAATTGGCACACCTTGACTCTAGCTTTCAATTATGGAGTTCCAACCAGAATGACATGGAGATGTACCTATGGATTCCCTGCTGTGGATTCCCTTGATTAGATCACCGTATCCTTCCTGCAAGCATTCAGCTCCAAGTTCTTCCGCTGTACTGAATTCTACTGGTGGCCTTGCAACCCAGATAAATTCCTCTTAACCCCACCGCCAGTTCCCTCGTATGAGAAAGCGAGATTCTAATCTGTGAACCAAACGATCCTGTGAGGCTCCCATCTATGTAAGACAGCCAGTCACTGTTTTCTGAGTCCGGCGGGATGCAGAAGGGAATTTCAGCTGGAGCAAGGTTCTGAGCTTCTGGATGTTTAAAGGGGTATTAATTGTGGTTAGATGGTGTAACCTATCCTTTGCTCTTTCTTGCTTGCAAAGTTCTAAGAGAGGGATAAGATGGCCATTAGCCATGGAAGGGAACATTACAATGTTTCCTTGGTTGCTATCTCTAGCCATATCTCTGGAGGGGCTGGCAGACTTGTTTTTAGTGTTTCTGCGAACATATTGTACTGAGTACCTTGTGTTGGTTTGTTGCCCATCCACCCAGCTAGTTGAAATGAGACTATCTGAGCAAAGCCTAGTTTGATGCACCTAATGTTAGATCTGGAGGGAGAATCCTAACTTCTGAAGAAGTTCCAAACAGTAGCAAGCACAATTTTAATGATTGAATCAATGGCATGTGAAATATGCTATGAATAAGAAAATGATGGGAAATAGATACAATTGCCAGATCTTAGCAGTATTTTTGAGTTTCGATTCATGAAATAGACACATTCAATAAGCTGCTGATCCAGTTGAATATCACATTCTAACCAAGTAGTTGAATTGTACATTCTCCTCACAGTGAGGATACCTAATGATAACATCTTCTCTATTGCTAAAGATTGAATGGCTATTGCCGACTCAACCCCCCACATGACTGAATGACTATACTTACAGATAAACGTTTCTCTTCTGGCACTAAGGATGAACTTTCCACTGCTAGCTAGATTGAATTGATTCTAATAATAAACTGCTATGAGCttcaaaaaagtgaaaaaaatagtCGGCCCTAAGCTGACTCTCTCTGGCATAGCAAGATATACACAACTCTGCAAAATGATTTCCCTTGGCTCTTGCTGTTTGGTTGGTGGTTTCTTCTAGGATCTGAGCTGAGAATGTTTGGCCATTTATCCAGCGCTACTACTACGCCTCCCTGCATTCGCTGTCGCTGCCTGCGTTGCTTGGAACGGGAGGGGCAGCTCTTATCATCAAACTCACTATGAATGCCATCATCTGCACAAACAGTATCCGATCATTATGGGTTTTTTTCCTTGGCCAATAATAACTCAAACATTATCACCGAATGGTAGATAGCACGGTACAACTGAGAGTCTACAAAACTCAATGAACTTAGCTAGTGATCAATCCTACGTGTCCTAAATAAGCATATGAGCTTCACACGGTGCTGGATTTTGATGTTAAAGTCAGATTTATGAATTCAGCTCTTGTGTCAACCTCATCTTGAAACAACCTAATCTAAGGAAAGCTGTAGAAAATCAACTAAAAGATTGACCCAGGTTGGAATTTCAGCGGTTCCGTAATATGCCCGTTGGAGGACCATTACCCTATCACCGTTAGGTCTGTCAATGATCTAGATCTGGTCCAGATCCGTTATGTCCAAATCTGTTTACtggtatgtatgtgtgtgtggatCTAGTCTAGGTCCATTTATAGATAGATGGACTAGATCCCATGGGTTAAGTTCACCCTGGATTTGGGCCGATCTTACAGGCCTCATGAAATGAGCATGAATCATTTGAATAATTAGCCTGTTCATCCATGGACAAGTTCAGATGGCAGCAAAACATCTAGAGTGGTGTGTTCTCTGTAAAGTAAGTGTCAATACCGTTGCAAGGCCAGCACACATTAGACTGAAGCCAGGGAAATGAAATGGTGCTCCCTGGGACAGGAACAATGCTGGAAGGAAAAATGGCATTCATGTTAGTATGTATAGCTTGCTAGTTCCTTGTATGCAAAATCAAAGGCATAGGCATTCTGATTAGTTTCCGAAGTTACCTGTTAGAGGACTAAATATAAAGGGAGACAGAATGTTGGAAAACGAACTTATGGCTGAAATGCATCCATGTGCCATCCCCTAACATGAGTTTTTTAATAATCAGTCATACAAACAAAGAAATACTACTATGCTAAGTGAATAAGAACTGGTAACTAATCCTTCTTTAGAAGGAGAGAAATCTAGCTACCTGTTCATTAGGTCCAACTTGCTTTGATACAATGCTTCTTAACTGTAGGAGTAAACAAAATTTCTTGTCAAAATAGAAACAGTCAATAGTAGTCTGAGAATCTAAATTGATCAGACCATGAGTTGTTTACTTAATGGAAGTGAGAACTCACGCAGGGGTTTGTCAATACGGCAAAGATAGAGAACACGCCGAGGGCATAGGGAACCTGCAGTTCAATAAATGCTCGTAAGAGTGACATATAACATCTGAAATATCTTAGAGCAATACCAGAGCAGATCTGCCATCAACCAAATGGTTAAAACCATTTTTCTAGTAGTACCCAGTTGATATCAAATCCATAGACACTCAATATGGTGCACTTAAAGCACTGAATTCTGAGAATTCtaacacaaattgaggtttGAAAGAAGGTTTCAGTTGTATGTAGACAAAAAGAGCATTACCCAAGATGACCATGCTATGCTGTTTAGTAGCATCTGCATATTAGACCAGACATCATAGTCAGCAGATGCATATGCACGCATTCCCAAATTGAAATACAGAGAGCTTCATGAGAACATTATGTTGATTCAAGGAGTGAAAGGCACATACACTTGAAGCTCCAACAAGGAGCCCTAAGGACAACAACTTCTCCTCTCCTACAATGGGAGCCAACATAGGCATGAAAAGCAGCTGCATGTTCGCAAATATTAACAAACGGGTGGTCGTATAGTAAAGAGAGGACGATACAACAAGAAATGAAGTTATCAACAAGTAATATGTCATTTCAAAGCTATCCGAAAGTTACCTGTGACACAGTCCCGGCA
This window of the Diospyros lotus cultivar Yz01 chromosome 5, ASM1463336v1, whole genome shotgun sequence genome carries:
- the LOC127801404 gene encoding uncharacterized protein LOC127801404 isoform X3; translation: MVAQTRKHSLSLSPKSTNRDCINRSVSISEAFSISKMRKRPGTSLHSAIVNVWRREVGELSSRSFIHRLRASEDLVLRLDIFRKLEKHMGCVNTISFNAYGDILVSGSDDRRVMLWDWETGHVKLSFHSSHHNNVFQAKIMPYTDDRSIVTCAADGQVRHAQILERGLVESKLLGKHDGRAHKLAIEPGSPHIFYTCGEDGLVQHFDLRTGAATQLFTCKSQPDRNLMPIIQLNAIAIDPRNPNLFAVAGSDEYTRVYDVRKYKWDGSTDFGQPVDYFCPPHLIGNEQVGITGLAFSDQSELLASYNDEFIYLFTRDMGLGPDPAPASPVSMGSDAGEVSIEHQSAASPSNMDTDAGVRPQVYKGHRNRETVKGVNFFGPKSEYVMSGSDCGRIFIWKKKGGELIRVMEADQDVVNCIECHPHTTVLASSGIEHDIKIWTPTALDRAVLPAKIEKDRVPRRIFFFPTGISEEEEEEDGDDDDYYDFYDSDDDDNGDDDTSGDDDGGGGDDDDDSGGGSGDNDNDVDDDDDGDDDVDDNEGGVDGCGEDDGCDDSNRDVFDDSYDDGNETQGKGVGVPSGFPPTGPDVAVVSSPKAENKSRARW
- the LOC127801404 gene encoding uncharacterized protein LOC127801404 isoform X1, which encodes MVAQTRKHSLSLSPKSTNRDCINRSVSISEAFSISKMRKRPGTSLHSAIVNVWRREVGELSSRSFIHRLRASEDLVLRLDIFRKLEKHMGCVNTISFNAYGDILVSGSDDRRVMLWDWETGHVKLSFHSSHHNNVFQAKIMPYTDDRSIVTCAADGQVRHAQILERGLVESKLLGKHDGRAHKLAIEPGSPHIFYTCGEDGLVQHFDLRTGAATQLFTCKSQPDRNLMPIIQLNAIAIDPRNPNLFAVAGSDEYTRVYDVRKYKWDGSTDFGQPVDYFCPPHLIGNEQVGITGLAFSDQSELLASYNDEFIYLFTRDMGLGPDPAPASPVSMGSDAGEVSIEHQSAASPSNMDTDAGVRPQVYKGHRNRETVKGVNFFGPKSEYVMSGSDCGRIFIWKKKGGELIRVMEADQDVVNCIECHPHTTVLASSGIEHDIKIWTPTALDRAVLPAKIEKDRVPRRIFFFPTGISEEEEEEDGDDDDYYDFYDSDDDDNGDDDTSGDDDDGGGGDDDDDSGGGSGDNDDDVDDDDDGDDDVDDNEGGVDGCGEDDGCDDSNRDVFDDSYDDGNETQGKGVGVPSGFPPTGPDVAVVSSPKAENKSRARW
- the LOC127801404 gene encoding uncharacterized protein LOC127801404 isoform X6 gives rise to the protein MVAQTRKHSLSLSPKSTNRDCINRSVSISEAFSISKMRKRPGTSLHSAIVNVWRREVGELSSRSFIHRLRASEDLVLRLDIFRKLEKHMGCVNTISFNAYGDILVSGSDDRRVMLWDWETGHVKLSFHSSHHNNVFQAKIMPYTDDRSIVTCAADGQVRHAQILERGLVESKLLGKHDGRAHKLAIEPGSPHIFYTCGEDGLVQHFDLRTGAATQLFTCKSQPDRNLMPIIQLNAIAIDPRNPNLFAVAGSDEYTRVYDVRKYKWDGSTDFGQPVDYFCPPHLIGNEQVGITGLAFSDQSELLASYNDEFIYLFTRDMGLGPDPAPASPVSMGSDAGEVSIEHQSAASPSNMDTDAGVRPQVYKGHRNRETVKGVNFFGPKSEYVMSGSDCGRIFIWKKKGGELIRVMEADQDVVNCIECHPHTTVLASSGIEHDIKIWTPTALDRAVLPAKIEKDRVPRRIFFFPTGISEEEEEEDGDDDDYYDFYDSDDDDNGDDDTSGDDDDGGGGDDDDDSGGGSGDNDDDVDDDDDGDDDVDDNEGGVDGCGEDDGCDDSNRDVFDDSYDDGNGNYESNNDGDDDCNDG
- the LOC127801404 gene encoding uncharacterized protein LOC127801404 isoform X8, which encodes MVAQTRKHSLSLSPKSTNRDCINRSVSISEAFSISKMRKRPGTSLHSAIVNVWRREVGELSSRSFIHRLRASEDLVLRLDIFRKLEKHMGCVNTISFNAYGDILVSGSDDRRVMLWDWETGHVKLSFHSSHHNNVFQAKIMPYTDDRSIVTCAADGQVRHAQILERGLVESKLLGKHDGRAHKLAIEPGSPHIFYTCGEDGLVQHFDLRTGAATQLFTCKSQPDRNLMPIIQLNAIAIDPRNPNLFAVAGSDEYTRVYDVRKYKWDGSTDFGQPVDYFCPPHLIGNEQVGITGLAFSDQSELLASYNDEFIYLFTRDMGLGPDPAPASPVSMGSDAGEVSIEHQSAASPSNMDTDAGVRPQVYKGHRNRETVKGVNFFGPKSEYVMSGSDCGRIFIWKKKGGELIRVMEADQDVVNCIECHPHTTVLASSGIEHDIKIWTPTALDRAVLPAKIEKKPKAREWVYQVASPPQDLMLQLFPVLRRRTNPEQDGESSTRGREILEFILTFDANRNISSDEGSDTSSVE
- the LOC127801404 gene encoding uncharacterized protein LOC127801404 isoform X10; the encoded protein is MVAQTRKHSLSLSPKSTNRDCINRSVSISEAFSISKMRKRPGTSLHSAIVNVWRREVGELSSRSFIHRLRASEDLVLRLDIFRKLEKHMGCVNTISFNAYGDILVSGSDDRRVMLWDWETGHVKLSFHSSHHNNVFQAKIMPYTDDRSIVTCAADGQVRHAQILERGLVESKLLGKHDGRAHKLAIEPGSPHIFYTCGEDGLVQHFDLRTGAATQLFTCKSQPDRNLMPIIQLNAIAIDPRNPNLFAVAGSDEYTRVYDVRKYKWDGSTDFGQPVDYFCPPHLIGNEQVGITGLAFSDQSELLASYNDEFIYLFTRDMGLGPDPAPASPVSMGSDAGEVSIEHQSAASPSNMDTDAGVRPQVYKGHRNRETVKGVNFFGPKSEYVMSGSDCGRIFIWKKKGGELIRVMEADQDVVNCIECHPHTTVLASSGIEHDIKIWTPTALDRAVLPAKIEKKPKAREWVYQVASPPQDLMLQLFPVLRRRTNPEQDGESSTRGREILEFILTFDANRNISSDEGSDTSSVE
- the LOC127801404 gene encoding uncharacterized protein LOC127801404 isoform X7 → MRKRPGTSLHSAIVNVWRREVGELSSRSFIHRLRASEDLVLRLDIFRKLEKHMGCVNTISFNAYGDILVSGSDDRRVMLWDWETGHVKLSFHSSHHNNVFQAKIMPYTDDRSIVTCAADGQVRHAQILERGLVESKLLGKHDGRAHKLAIEPGSPHIFYTCGEDGLVQHFDLRTGAATQLFTCKSQPDRNLMPIIQLNAIAIDPRNPNLFAVAGSDEYTRVYDVRKYKWDGSTDFGQPVDYFCPPHLIGNEQVGITGLAFSDQSELLASYNDEFIYLFTRDMGLGPDPAPASPVSMGSDAGEVSIEHQSAASPSNMDTDAGVRPQVYKGHRNRETVKGVNFFGPKSEYVMSGSDCGRIFIWKKKGGELIRVMEADQDVVNCIECHPHTTVLASSGIEHDIKIWTPTALDRAVLPAKIEKDRVPRRIFFFPTGISEEEEEEDGDDDDYYDFYDSDDDDNGDDDTSGDDDDGGGGDDDDDSGGGSGDNDDDVDDDDDGDDDVDDNEGGVDGCGEDDGCDDSNRDVFDDSYDDGNETQGKGVGVPSGFPPTGPDVAVVSSPKAENKSRARW